In Pochonia chlamydosporia 170 chromosome 3, whole genome shotgun sequence, the following are encoded in one genomic region:
- a CDS encoding ATP-dependent protease La 2 (similar to Aspergillus terreus NIH2624 XP_001211273.1) has translation MGRSQTATLPIIPLARGTVLLPGLIQRISVNSSRPDIPALLAHVYEQAAAKGPDGRIDSIPIACVPLTSPFVGPTGQLLINNGEEVDTSQLAEVNPGSAKKADVFGFGVAAKIVGIDGRGAGEFALRVEGTSRVRVENIARERPFFQAKVTYFNDEIDITDKQLQDLFALLKAQSRELVTILRISSLLPRTKSGPALSPGLTKRLEMLIMRREIKEAGLLADFMSNLVEASHEEKLGVLAALDVKVRITKVIELLERQVGGIKNNFKITTFTSVPVQILDRLNDNPNKRNNPGLPIPGMNFLPGAGQMPAGNDQGDEQEANELDELKKKLQNAGLPTEVAKTVDRELRRLQKMMPMNQEYQVTRNWLETLSEIPWAAVTDDRLGPETLNRARKQLDDDHYGLDKVKKRLIEYLAVLRLKQSLNDDVEEQIRKAEAEVGPVQDSANQSADNATSPENNAKLQILKSKKMVDKSPIMLLVGPPGVGKTSLAKSVATALGRKFHRISLGGVRDEAEIRGHRRTYVAAMPGLIVQGLRKVGVANPVFLLDEIDKIGMASVHGDPSAAMLEVLDPEQNHTFQDHYVGMPIDLSKILFIATANNLDTIPAPLLDRMEMIYLPGYTTLEKRHIAMQHLVPKQIRANGLAEEQVTFNKDVVSKIIESYTRESGVRNLEREIGSVCRAKAVEFAEARDGGHIEKYKALLTIEDIENILGIEKFEEEIAEKMSRPGIVTGLVAYSTGGNGSILFIEVADMPGNGRVQLTGKLGDVLKESVEVALTWVKAHAYELGLTPEPTTDIMKDRSIHVHCPSGAIPKDGPSSGIGQAIALISLFSGKPVPPTMAMTGEISLRGRVTAVGGIKEKLIGALRAGVKTVLLPAQNRKDVKDLPQEVKDGLQIVHVSHIWEAIRLVWPDSHWAADSQYAGIESRL, from the exons ATGGGCAGATCACAGACTGCGACTCTCCCAATCATCCCGCTTGCCAGAGGAACCGTCCTGCTTCCCGGCTTAATCCAACGCATCTCTGTGAACTCGAGCCGTCCCGACATACCCGCGCTTCTTGCGCACGTGTACGAACAAGCGGCGGCTAAAGGTCCCGACGGCCGAATCGACAGCATACCCATCGCTTGCGTTCCCCTCACATCGCCCTTTGTAGGTCCTACGGGCCAACTTCTCATCAATAATGGAGAGGAGGTAGATACGTCACAGCTCGCCGAGGTGAATCCCGGCAGCGCCAAAAAGGCCGACgtctttggctttggtgttgccgcCAAGATAGTCGGCATTGATGGCCGCGGCGCTGGCGAGTTTGCCCTACGGGTTGAGGGTACTTCGCGAGTGAGGGTAGAGAACATTGCCCGGGAGCGGCCGTTCTTCCAGGCTAAAGTGACGTACTTTAACGATGAGA TTGACATCACCGACAAACAGCTCCAAGACCTCTTTGCTTTGCTAAAGGCGCAGTCTCGCGAACTTGTCACCATCTTGAGAATCTCGTCGCTTTTGCCGCGCACTAAGAGTGGCCCGGCACTGTCCCCTGGTCTTACGAAACGACTCGAGATGCTCATTATGAGGAGGGAGATCAAAGAAGCTGGCTTGCTCGCTGATTTcatgtccaacttggtgGAGGCATCGCACGAAGAAAAGCTCGGCGTCCTAGCTGCCCTGGATGTCAAGGTCAGAATCACAAAGGTTATCGAACTGCTGGAGCGACAGGTTGGAGGGATCAAGAACAACTTCAAAATCACTACATTCACATCGGTGCCCGTCCAGATTCTCGACAGGCTGAATGACAATCCCAACAAACGGAACAACCCTGGCTTGCCGATTCCCGGCATGAACTTCCTCCCCGGTGCCGGTCAGATGCCGGCGGGCAATGACCAAGGTGACGAGCAGGAAGCAAACGAACTGgatgagctgaagaagaagctgcagaatgCTGGACTTCCAACTGAAGTCGCCAAGACTGTGGATAGAGAGCTTCGACGCCTACAAAAGATGATGCCCATGAATCAGGAATACCAAGTTACTCGTAACTGGCTTGAAACCTTGTCCGAGATTCCTTGGGCAGCGGTAACCGATGATCGACTTGGGCCGGAGACGCTGAACAGAGCGCGGAAACAGCTGGACGACGACCACTACGGCCTAGACAAGGTCAAGAAGAGGTTAATCGAGTATCTCGCTGTTCTCCGTCTCAAACAATCATTGAACGACGACGTGGAGGAACAGATTCGCAAGGCAGAAGCAGAGGTTGGCCCGGTGCAAGATTCCGCCAACCAGTCTGCCGACAACGCTACCAGCCCGGAGAACAACGCCAAGCTTCAGATCTTGAAATCAAAGAAAATGGTGGACAAGTCGCCGATCATGCTTCTCGTTGGCCCTCCTGGAGTTGGCAAGACTAGCTTGGCCAAGTCGGTTGCAACTGCGCTGGGAAGGAAATTCCACCGTATTTCTCTCGGCGGTGTTAGAGACGAGGCTGAGATTCGAGGACATCGCCGAACCTATGTTGCCGCTATGCCCGGCCTCATTGTTCAAGGCCTGCGAAAGGTCGGCGTCGCCAACCCAGTCTTTTTGTTGGATGAAATCGACAAGATTGGTATGGCCAGCGTCCACGGAGATCCCTCAGCCGCCATGCTTGAGGTCTTGGATCCCGAGCAGAATCATACCTTCCAGGACCACTACGTTGGCATGCCAATCGACTTGTCAAAGatcctcttcatcgccaCGGCGAATAACTTGGACACCATCCCGGCTCCCCTTCTGGACCGGATGGAAATGATCTATCTACCTGGCTACACTACCCTCGAAAAGCGCCACATCGCCATGCAGCACCTCGTTCCCAAGCAGATTCGAGCCAATGGATTAGCCGAAGAGCAGGTCACTTTCAACAAGGACGTCGTCTCCAAGATCATCGAGTCATACACTCGGGAATCAGGAGTGCGCAACTTGGAACGGGAGATTGGCTCTGTATGCCGTGCAAAGGCTGTCGAATTCGCAGAGGCCAGAGATGGTGGTCACATTGAAAAGTACAAGGCCTTGCTTACAATCGAAGACATTGAGAACATTCTCGGCATCGAAAAGTTTGAGGAGGAGATTGCTGAGAAGATGAGCCGTCCTGGCATCGTCACCGGCCTCGTGGCCTATAGCACGggcggcaacggcagcatATTGTTCATTGAGGTGGCGGACATGCCTGGCAACGGCAGGGTACAGCTGACAGGCAAGCTCGGCGATGTCCTCAAGGAGAGTGTCGAAGTTGCTTTGACCTGGGTCAAGGCTCACGCCTATGAGTTGGGGCTTACCCCCGAGCCAACAACCGATATCATGAAGGACCGCAGCATTCATGTACACTGTCCCTCTGGCGCAATCCCCAAGGATGGACCAAGCAGCGGCATTGGCCAAGCCAttgctctcatctccttGTTTTCCGGAAAACCTGTGCCTCCtaccatggccatgacg GGCGAAATTTCCCTTCGCGGAAGGGTTACGGCTGTTGGCGGCATCAAGGAGAAATTGATTGGAGCTCTTCGTGCCGGAGTCAAAACTGTCTTGCTCCCTGCCCAGAACCGCAAGGACGTCAAGGACCTGCCTCAAGAAGTCAAAGATGGCTTGCAAATCGTACATGTCAG TCATATTTGGGAAGCGATTCGCTTAGTTTGGCCCGACTCTCACTGGGCCGCAGATAGTCAGTATGCCGGCATTGAAAGCCGGCTGTGA